A window of Hordeum vulgare subsp. vulgare chromosome 5H, MorexV3_pseudomolecules_assembly, whole genome shotgun sequence genomic DNA:
gcggtagtaccgctccaagtttttagtaccgtcatctttgcggttgtactgcgtcggacattttttgcgaagactttcttggcggtggttggcccggtagtatctttgcgctaccatgggctcagcggtagtaccgctacagccagcggtagtaccgccggagggtcagcggtagtaccgctgcagccagcggtagtaccgccggagggtcagcggtagtaccgctggagccagcggtagtaccgctaggctcgggctgtaagtgggggtaacggtgtgatttcttcccccactatataaagggggtcttcttcccccttggcctcatctatccgttgagctcttgttctacctccattgttgacattcttagagcttgcttactctcaatccctccaatgattcttgcttgttgttgagggaggggagagaggagatctagatccacatctctaccaatcactttctcctctatgtgaggggaaccccttggatcttgatcttggagttctttgtgagctccttgttcttcctctcatatttctccatagctttcgttgttgtggagggatttgagtgtgagggacttgaccacttcgtgtgttcttgccattacattagttgcatcggtttgagttctccacggtgatacgtggaagtgaagtttgagaagcttattacctttggtacttagtaccctagatattgttctttgcggatgctttggcgtcctagaagcttggtggtgtctcggagctcaatcattgtggtgtgaagctccgggcaagcgtcggggtctccaattaggttgtggagattgccccgagcaatttgtacgggtaccgataaccgcccccaagggttgccacgtgtacgggttcggtgaccgcccccaaggtttgccatttgtacgggttcggtgaccgccctcaagggtcccttagtggaatcacggcatcttgcattgtgcgagggcgtgaggggattacggtggccttagtggcatcttggggagcattgtgcctccacaccgctctaacggagattagcatccgcaagggtgtgaacttcgggatacatcatcgtctccccgtgcctcggttatctcttacccgaaccctttacttatgcactttactttgtgatagacatattgtttattgtaatatatcttgctatcacttagttgtttatcttgcttagcataagttgttggtgcacataggtgagcctagttgtttgtaggttttgtgcttgacatattaaacgttagttttattccgcatttgttcaagcctaaaccttaattattttaaagcgcctattcaccccccccctctaggcgacatccacgtcctttcaagaaGTAACAATGTGGTAGTACAAACTAAGAATGTGGCACTAATAGGATGCAAACTAACATTACATTATGAACAATCTATCCATGTGGGATGAACAAAGTACACATGCACTCTAGTTCATCCCCAAAACAGCAGATTCGGATGGAATTCGGTCGAATCAGATCAAATCCATTGTCCATAATCTAATCTAACACTACTAGAACTACCCTAAGAACCCTAAGTACGAAGCAAAGGGGATATTAGAGAGCTTATAGTGGGGGTTGCCAGTGTAGCGTACGCGGGCAGTGGAGGAAAACCCGACGGGAAGAGGGGTGCTGGCGTCGCTGACGAAGAGGAACTAACCATTCCAAGGGCCGCGGCCGTGGACCTCGTATTGCGCCAGCTCAAAGATAACGCCGGTGTCGTGGAGCTCCCCTCCCCTTGCACCAGACGCAAAGGAGAAAACCCTCGTATGGGGGTAAAAATACCCCCATAAGTGGGGTCGGCTAAGGACGCCGTTGAAGGGTATTGGATCCCCGCCAGGTTTGAGCCGAAGGTGTAGACCACCGGCTTCGCCGATCGACACTGCATTGGACTAGGGCGGCGGCATGGTGTAGATAGGGGAGGGAGCTCGCAGTGCCGCCACTAGATCGAGTCCGACAGAGGCCAAcaacccacctcttttggatgggATTCCTACCGACGATGACCAGAGTGGGTGGGGCGTTGCGAGATGTCGGTGTTGCCATCGAAGAAACCGAATGGACAGTAAAGTTAAAGAGAAGGAGTGGGTGTGAACTGACGAAGAAGGTGTAGGGAAGGGCCGTGGGGAGTTATGAGCCGCCACGTCGTCTTCTGCGCTTCTCCAAATATGCAGGCGCTCATCACACGTGGCGGCTCACGAAAAAACGGCCGATTCGCCCGTTTCTCCGGAGCGAGGCTTAGACCTGCTTTGAGAGCCGTGCGGGCCAGGAATCGCATGTGATCCACGCAACTAAACAGATCAAACTCTGTGGGTGCGGACCAGACCCGACCTAATGCAGCCTACCAAAGGCGTCCATGATTTCCCGAGCAAAGTAGGGGTAATTTGCAAGTCCTATGTGGCGTGCTCAAAGTAAACGCACATATTTCTTGTCACCGTACGCCACAACTGAACTCTAACTGTGTTTGCGTGGGCTCGGTCCATCCTGACGAAGTGTATCTGAAATTTGTCTGCACCCGTTGATTCAGTCTCTCGTGGAGTTCAGAAAACGAGAGCACGAATTCAGCAGTCACCTACGTAGTAGATTTGACGAAACTCACCTCACACGTGTATTTGTGTATATAAGCATCCAAGCACTTAATGCAACGTACGTAGCTGAGAGCAGCCATGGAGTCGCAGGAGAGGTCACCCAAGGCCAAGGAAGCCCATGTCGGCGACGGCATCACTGTCGCTGAGCTACCGAACCCCCGCCCCGGCGAGGGTCCGAAGAAGGAGAGGCTGCTCGACTTCCTCAGGGCTGCGCCCTCCAAGGGCGCCGTCCTCGCTCGCGTCGCCAGCGTCCGAACGCGTGCGGCGTACAGCAACTTCCTCCGCTCGCCGGGGTTCGCGCGCGCCGTCGACTGGCGCGGGGTGCGGGACAGAGGGGTGGCGTGGGCTAGGCATCCCATGAACGCCGCGCTGCTCGTCTGGTTCAGCTTCGTCGCCGCGGGGATGGCCTTCGTGTTCCTGCTCATGGTGGGGGCGCTCGACTCCGACGTGCCAGACGCGTCGCGCCGGCGGCGATGGACTGAGGTGGCCAACCAGATGCTCAACGCGCTCTTCACCATCATGTGCGTCTACCAGCACCCGCGGCTCTGCCACCATCTCGCGCTCCTACTCCGGTGGCGCGCCCCCGCCGACGTCGCTGAGCTCCGGGCCGTCTACTGCAAGAACTGTGCCGGTGGCATTAGGCGCGAGCGCCTCCACGTGGCGGTCGTCGTGCTGCTCCTCCATGCCACCTGCTTCGCGCAGTACGCCTATTGCGCGCTCTTCTGGCTCTTCCCGAACGACAGGCGCCCCAGCTGGGCTATTAACCTCTTGATGGCGCTCGGCTTCGGCACCCCCATCGTCGCCGGCCTGTACATGGTCTACGGCCCGCTCGGCCAGAAGATCGCCCTCCCGGACTCCGGCGACGAGGAATCTGCGACGGTGAAGGAGAGCGCTGTGGCTCGATATGATCGCACAGGCAGCCGCAGAGTTGTGGTCAGCAAGCCGGAGTGGGCCGGCGGGCTGTTCGACCTCGCCGACGATCCCACGGTGGCGGCGGTGTCGCTGTCGTGCACCTTCTGCGTGTTCGGGTGGAACATGGAGCGCCTGGGGCTCGGCAACATGTACTTGCACGCCTTCACCTTCGCGCTCCTCTGCGCCGCGCCGCTGCTGGTCTTCGCGGTCGCCGCGCTCAGCATCGGTGACGCCACGCTCGGGTACCTCGTCGGCGCCGCGGGCGCACTGCTCTCCGTGCTCGGTCTCACGTACGGGGGGTTTTGGCGagcgaggatgaggaagaggttcGGGCTGCCGGCTGACGACCGATTCTGCACTCCCGTGTGCGGTGGAGGGCGtacaacggcggcggcggcggcggactaCGTCAAGTGGCTCTTCTGCGCACCGTGCGCGCTGGCGCAGGAGGTGAGGACGGGCAACTTCTACGACGTGGAGGACGACGGTTTATACGTGAAGGGAGAAGGtggcgaggaggaagaaaggaggcTGGCAATGGTGCCTCTTGAGAGGGAAGGGAGCCTCGCGGCATTGATGGAGGCCGAGAAGACCGGCGAACGTCTCCATGCACCACCGGTGCCCATGAGGGTAGAGACTAGAGACAAAGGAAGTACGTCTATCTGCACGTCTGTCTGATCAAGAAAATGCTTATTATTAGACCACGGTGGTTTCAAGACATCTAGGGCTAGAATTTGAGCCGAGCCAAGCGAGATCCCTATATTTAAAGTCAGCTGGAAATGTGTGACTTGTCAGTTAGGTTGTTCAATTCGTTAAACTTAGTATAAACTTGGACAATAAAGTATATATAGTTATACTATGCGAAAATGACTTTTGGAGCTCGGGCTCTATGACAccatttctttttgaaaaattcaaaattcaaattttctgtttccaagaaatctgaaaaaaaatatgCAACTACACAAGGATGAAATGTATATGTTTGCAAAAAaattaggatgaaataccttaaGATGCGATCTATGCAAAAATaaaaaatccatgaacttttgaGATGAATAGTACCATGTGTTCAAATGCCACAAATTTGTCTTATTTTTCACAGACCTcgtttcaacgtattttgttctaaaaatttacacacatatGTGTTATGCCTCCATGTATACCatatttattttcaatttttttttttgaaatgtaaaaatacAATTTTGATGAATTTTGGAGTTTTCAAAAATAAGGCTCCATCGAGCCCGACCTCCAAAACACCCCACACTATACTATGCTTTATATAAACAACAACCAATAAAAAATATTTATGGACACATACTTCTCTCACAAATTAGTTTACATGAAAGAACAGTTCTTTGAAGGGCGAAGAATCATTCCACAAGAGGGTTTTGGGAAGGGTTCCTCCTAAGACGCGGTGTAATGGCCTTTTCTCGTGGAAGTACTTCGATCTTTGGGTTTTGGGAATTCTTGACTGGATTGGATATGTGTATGAGAGCAAGTATAAAAGTGGGCTTATAGCCTGCTTACATGGCAATTTTGTCCATGTGGAGGCGAGAGGCATGAAAAATTAAAGATAGTGAGCTCTTATGCAAGAATCAAGTTATATGCGTGCTTCTAGGTAGATGCAATAAATATGAAAAAAGAAATAGAGAGAAGGTGAACAAAAATAGTACTTGTATAGTCAATCCTATAGCTAACCTTATTGTATGAGTGACTAGAAGTGATGAATACATATGATATGACAACATCATCTAGCCAACAGTTGGCTATATTATTAACCATCCTCTTATTGGCAACCTTCAACACGGATTATGGTGAATGGGACATCAGGAAGGCTGATCTAGAATTGCATTGATTTGAGGCAAGGCGATCCTATATCCCCCATGCTATTCGTTATGATCATGGAGCCACTTCAATGCATTTTTGAGCTAGCGACGACTAGGGGTTTGTTGGCTTCGCTTTCAAGATCTGGACTAAAGCACCGCCTCTCAATGTTTGCCCACGACGTCATGATCTTCGTCAAGCCAAATGAGTTAGATCTACAAACTTGTCCATCTCTTATCCATGTTTTCTATGAGCCCTTGGGCCTACATGTCAACCTGAACAAAAGTACAATGCTCCTGATCCGATGCTCGGCCGAGATCATGACTCGGGTAGAACGGGTCCTTGGTTGCCCTAGCGGCACCTTCCCATGCAAGTACACGGGCATGTTGATCACCTTACGTAAGCAATCGGTTCCTCAACTTACCGGACCGGTGGTCCAACTTGTCGACACTACCTACATGGAAAGCGGCCAAGATGTCGAAGAGTAGTCGGCTATTGCTGATTCAATTGGTCGTGTGTGTGATTCCCTTACAGGCAATGCTTGCTCTCGACCTACCGCAGAAAAAGCATTgcattgatgaacaatatatgtcatgGGTTCTTGTGGTGCGTGGAAGCACAAGTAGCTGGTGGCCATTGCGCCGTGGCTTCGGAGCATGTATGCACACCCAAATGGGCTGGAGGACTGGAAATTCCAACCTAAAATGACTAAATATCATGATGCAAGTCGGGTGGTCATGGTTACAGAAATCGAATCGCTCAAGGCCTTGGGCTGAGTTCCAAATACACGTTCCGGAGGCATCACAACAGATATTCAGAGCGTCTTCTCGCTCGACGCTAGGCAATGAACAAGACATCCTATTTTGGGAGGATAGGTGGCtgaatggacaaaggattgatGTACTTGCTCCGACCATATAAACTCACATTAAACATCGGGTAAGATCCACCTACATGGTCTCTCGGGCTTTGCAAGACGCTGTATTGGCAAGAGATGTTGGGTCGGAAGTAACCACATCCATACTCAATGAGTACGTGACATTATGAATGTGGACTAtcgatgacccataagtataggggatcaatcatagtcttttagataagtaagagtgtcaaacccaatgaggagcagaaggaaatgataagcaatttTTAGCAAAGTATTCTCTATAAATGCTATGAGTAACAGTGAtatatagttttgtagcaagataattcataacaagtgacaggtaacaatagtaacaagtaTGCAGGAAGGTaggccaatcctttttatagcaaaggacaggatgaaaagtactcttatatgaggcaagcgctcccgaggacacatgtgaattattGTCTAGTCATGtttatcatattgagttgattcacattcgttactttgataatttcgtatgtgggtggaccagtgctaagttgtagttcttacttgaacaagcaacccacttatgattacctcctctcgcaagcatccgcaagtacaaaataagaattaagataaatatagccatagcatgaaacgtgtggatccaaatcagccccttctcaagcaacacataaactcaggtttaagcttttgtcactctagcaacccatcatctagttgctactccacaatgccttctcttaggcccataacatggtgaagtgtcgtgtcgtcgacgttcacatgacaccactaagagaagaaacaacatacacatcatcaaactaTTGAATGAatacaacttcacatgattacttataacaagacttctcccatgtcctgagAAACAATATTAaaaactcacacctcatcaacatgttcataatcaaatgtgtaataatgatgatcaaggatctgaacataatatcttccaccaagtaatccaacaagcatcaactacgagatgtaatccacactactagtaacccacatgtaccaatgtgaggtttgagacaaagattgaatacaaaagatgaactagggttggagatgagatggttctggtgaagatgttgatgaagattggtcctccaaaTGAGGAAGTATTcgcgatgatgatggcttcgatttccccctcccacaGAGGATTTCCCCCGACACAATCTCTTTGCCAGAGAGCACAAGCACCTCTACCCAGATTTCCGTCTCGCGATAGTGGCGCTTTGTCCTGAAACTATCCTTATGATTTTTataggtcaaaacacaccatatagaagAACAGGGAGGTCGGGAGATCTCTTGGGCCACCATGAGGCAAgagggcgcgaccaaggggggtggtcgtgccctattGGCTCGTGGCCCACAGGTGCCCCCCTCTGGCATATTTTTGGCctaataattcttaaatattccataaaattcTCTGTGAAatttcacgtcatttggagacGAGTGATTTTTCACCCATTTTCTTGgtttttaggtccagaattccaccttCCGGCAGTTTCCCTCTTCatggtgtaccttgcatattcagagaataAAGACATAAGAATGCTAACATAATAAGGAATAATGTACAAGAATAgcataaatatcaataataattcatgatgcataatggacgtatcaactccctcaagcttagaccttgcttgtcctcaagcgaaagccgaactcgataataatgaccacatgatttgtgaGAGAGTTGTCAATAAAAATAGAATGCAAACATGAGGGCATGGAAAATATTGACATAGCAGCAAGGTTTTCATCATATAGATTCCCAAAATCAAGTAACAATGCATCCACACTATTTGAGGTATAAGGTATAATCACTATTGACAATCaagaaactatgttcttagttatTGAGAAGATCATAATTCATCGTATTCCACaaaagagtctatgtaagagctttacattgtagcaagttcacatactgaactatcatttagtcttctatgattgctgatattcattgcatatttttgGTGCTTGTGTTTCCATGGGACATCTAGGAAGACGGGGGCTTGATAGTTTTTgactcccaacttatttacctcgaggataatgtcaacaataatgtttcatgatcacctacattcaactggatatatttattcgaatctatcctcaacacatgatgcttgccaacaagTGGGTTAATAGGATGtaaaaattgttggaaatatgccctagaggcaataataagttagttattattatatttccttgttcatgataatcgtttattatgcatactagaattgtattgattggaaactcaaatacatgtgtgtatacatagacaacacactatccctagtgagcctctaaggactagctcgttgatcaaacatggtcaaggtttcctgaccatagacatgagttgtcatttgataacgggatcacatcattaggagaatgatgtgatggacacgacccaaactatgaacgtagcatgtgatcgtgtcagtttattgctactattttctgcatgtcaagtatctgtttctatgaccatgagatcatgcaaatcccgggcaccagaggaatgccttgtatgtatcaaacgtcacaacgtgagtgggtgactataaaggtgctctacacttatctccgaaggtgtctattgggttggcgtgaatcgacactaggatttgtcactccgtatgacggagaagtatctctgggtccactcggtaatacaacatcacaataagcttgcaagaattgtgactaaggagttagtcacgagatattGTATTACAAAACAAgtcaagagacttgccagtaacaagattgaactaggtacgaagataccgacgattgaatctcgggcaagtaacatactgatggacaaagggaaccgtatacgggattgattgaatcctttgttggaaatatgccctagaggcaatgataaataactattattatatttcctgttacaagataatcatttattatccatgctataattgtattgaatgaaacgtagatacatgtgtggctacatagacaaaactatgtccctagcaagcatctTGTTGGCtagtgagttaatcaaggatagtcaaggttttctggctatgtgcaagtgttgtcacttgataactggatcacatcattaggagaatcatgtgatggactagacccaaactatgaatgtagcatattgatcgtgtctttttattgctattgttgtctctgtgtcaagtatttattcctatgaccatgagatcatataactcactggcaccgaaggaataccttgtgtgtatcaaacgtcgcaacgtaactaggtgactataaaggtgctctacatgtatctccgaaggtgtccgttgatttagtatggatcaagactgggatttgtcagtccgtgtgacggagaggtatctcggggcccactcggtaatacaacatcacaaacaagccttgcaagcaatgtgactaagtgtaattcacgggatcttgtattatggaacaagtaaagagtcttgctggtaacgagattgaaataggtatgcggatagcgacgatcgaatctcgggcaagtaacataccg
This region includes:
- the LOC123396666 gene encoding uncharacterized protein LOC123396666; translated protein: MESQERSPKAKEAHVGDGITVAELPNPRPGEGPKKERLLDFLRAAPSKGAVLARVASVRTRAAYSNFLRSPGFARAVDWRGVRDRGVAWARHPMNAALLVWFSFVAAGMAFVFLLMVGALDSDVPDASRRRRWTEVANQMLNALFTIMCVYQHPRLCHHLALLLRWRAPADVAELRAVYCKNCAGGIRRERLHVAVVVLLLHATCFAQYAYCALFWLFPNDRRPSWAINLLMALGFGTPIVAGLYMVYGPLGQKIALPDSGDEESATVKESAVARYDRTGSRRVVVSKPEWAGGLFDLADDPTVAAVSLSCTFCVFGWNMERLGLGNMYLHAFTFALLCAAPLLVFAVAALSIGDATLGYLVGAAGALLSVLGLTYGGFWRARMRKRFGLPADDRFCTPVCGGGRTTAAAAADYVKWLFCAPCALAQEVRTGNFYDVEDDGLYVKGEGGEEEERRLAMVPLEREGSLAALMEAEKTGERLHAPPVPMRVETRDKGSTSICTSV